The Candidatus Latescibacter sp. genome has a segment encoding these proteins:
- a CDS encoding metallophosphoesterase — MNKHIKKSLQWLLGHALTVFSCVAIIVLGMSAIAYSSTVPTIIGENISTNNLTASGNLEVGGNATTIGNIVVSGDLSVTGTSSIRNAALGGVTTGSRSIEPDFTIVLFPDTQLMVKNNPAVWRAMPQWVLDNKTSQNIQAVIGLGDVTEDHTIGQFTEAKNGWNVVDATGLPYMPIIGNHDYNSLPDNLSSRDTTNWNSYFGISTFSGKSWYGGAYNNSTDNYWIKFDVGSHKYLVLALEVFPRSEVLTWAQGIIDANTDREVIIATHAYLNTDGTRILHGDSYGPDGLNVASDNDAQQMWDSLIKLNSNIILVVS, encoded by the coding sequence ATGAATAAACACATCAAAAAATCTCTTCAATGGCTTTTAGGCCACGCCCTTACTGTTTTTTCCTGCGTGGCGATTATCGTCCTTGGTATGTCAGCCATTGCGTATTCAAGCACAGTCCCAACTATTATCGGAGAAAACATAAGCACAAATAATTTGACCGCTTCCGGTAATTTAGAAGTTGGAGGGAATGCTACCACTATCGGCAATATAGTAGTTTCTGGTGATCTCTCGGTAACTGGAACAAGTTCAATAAGGAATGCAGCTTTAGGCGGGGTGACGACTGGATCCCGTTCGATTGAACCAGATTTTACAATCGTTCTTTTCCCCGATACGCAACTTATGGTGAAAAACAACCCCGCTGTCTGGAGAGCTATGCCTCAATGGGTTTTGGACAACAAAACTTCACAAAATATCCAGGCAGTAATCGGTCTTGGCGATGTTACAGAGGATCATACAATTGGCCAATTCACGGAAGCGAAAAATGGTTGGAATGTTGTTGATGCCACAGGTCTGCCTTATATGCCTATCATTGGAAACCACGACTATAATAGTCTGCCTGATAATTTATCCAGTAGAGATACGACAAACTGGAACAGTTATTTTGGAATTTCAACCTTTTCTGGCAAAAGCTGGTATGGAGGGGCGTATAATAATTCTACTGACAACTATTGGATTAAATTCGATGTCGGTTCGCACAAATATCTGGTTCTTGCCTTAGAGGTTTTTCCACGCTCGGAAGTATTGACCTGGGCACAGGGCATCATTGACGCGAACACTGACCGCGAGGTTATTATCGCCACTCACGCCTATTTGAATACCGACGGCACACGCATTCTGCACGGAGACAGTTACGGCCCCGATGGACTTAATGTAGCTTCCGATAATGACGCGCAACAAATGTGGGATAGTCTTATTAAACTTAATTCAAACATCATCTTAGTAGTGAGTG
- the tnpA gene encoding IS200/IS605 family transposase yields MGKSDYIRKSHNVSVLLYHFVCPAKYRKVIFQKEVDETLKEICMEISRRYPIHFLEIGTDNNHVHFLVQSIPTYSATKIITVVKSITAREIFRIHPDVRKQLWGGEFWSDGYFVNTVSKFGDENTISQYVKEQGLEAEYKVLHKAKQLSLF; encoded by the coding sequence ATGGGAAAAAGTGACTACATACGTAAATCACATAATGTGTCAGTTTTGTTGTATCATTTTGTATGCCCTGCAAAATACAGAAAAGTGATATTCCAAAAAGAAGTTGATGAGACGTTAAAAGAAATCTGTATGGAAATATCAAGGCGATACCCGATACATTTTCTTGAAATAGGAACAGATAATAATCACGTACACTTTTTGGTGCAATCTATTCCGACATATAGTGCTACAAAAATCATAACAGTAGTGAAAAGTATAACCGCGAGAGAAATATTCAGAATTCATCCAGACGTCAGAAAACAATTATGGGGAGGAGAATTCTGGAGTGACGGATATTTTGTCAATACCGTTAGTAAGTTTGGCGATGAAAATACAATCTCACAATATGTCAAAGAACAAGGTCTTGAAGCTGAGTATAAGGTACTCCACAAGGCAAAACAACTGAGCCTTTTTTAG
- a CDS encoding sugar ABC transporter ATP-binding protein produces MENEKIKNEDAIVLKLEGITKHFPGVKALDNVSFDIRRGEVHALIGENGAGKSTLMHIIGGVYPPTAGRVLLNGKETAFKNAHDAQKQGIRVVYQELSLVPNLSAAENIFANIQPVDTFGLVKRNELNRRARHMIEIFGEDIDLDIPTGLLPIGKRQILEILKALTLNPQVVLLDEPTSSLSGAETETLFRNIRQLKEKGISFIFISHHLPEIFQIADRVTVLRDGVYQGTFPVSSVTENELISRMVGRNIGDMFTGKPIRLPESPPVLEVSGLSRAPVFENVSFTVYSGEILGFAGLVGAGRTEVARTIFGLDTRDGGTVKLHGREIQIHSPGDAVRLGIGYLTEDRKVQGLCLSLTIHENLISPSLSKFASRFGILREKRIRTFAREMVRRFNIITPSIEQTVYALSGGNQQKVLLGMWMGIHPTLLMVDEPTRGVDVGAKEEIYAHIRELAGSGAGVMLISSDLKEILGLSDRICVMREGLIQTVLSASEATEELILSYALGAGETAS; encoded by the coding sequence ATGGAAAATGAAAAGATAAAAAATGAAGACGCCATTGTTCTCAAGCTCGAGGGGATAACCAAACATTTCCCCGGAGTGAAAGCACTGGACAATGTATCCTTTGATATAAGGCGCGGCGAGGTTCATGCTCTTATCGGGGAGAACGGCGCGGGCAAATCAACACTCATGCACATCATCGGCGGAGTATATCCCCCTACAGCGGGCCGTGTTCTCCTGAATGGGAAAGAGACAGCCTTCAAAAACGCCCATGATGCCCAGAAACAGGGAATCCGTGTTGTATATCAGGAGCTTTCTCTTGTGCCCAATCTCAGCGCGGCTGAAAATATCTTCGCCAATATTCAGCCGGTCGATACCTTCGGCCTGGTGAAACGAAATGAATTGAACCGCAGGGCCAGGCACATGATCGAGATATTTGGCGAGGATATTGACCTGGATATACCCACCGGCCTTTTACCCATCGGGAAGCGCCAGATTCTTGAAATACTCAAGGCTCTGACGCTGAATCCGCAGGTCGTGCTTCTTGATGAGCCGACTTCTTCTCTATCCGGAGCTGAGACCGAAACGCTTTTCCGGAACATACGGCAGCTCAAAGAAAAAGGTATTTCGTTTATCTTCATCTCACACCACCTTCCGGAGATATTTCAAATCGCCGACCGGGTAACAGTACTCCGGGACGGCGTGTATCAGGGTACTTTCCCGGTATCCTCTGTCACTGAGAATGAATTGATCAGCCGCATGGTGGGCAGAAACATCGGGGACATGTTTACAGGAAAGCCGATTCGCCTTCCGGAATCCCCTCCGGTTCTTGAAGTCAGCGGTCTCAGCCGCGCTCCTGTGTTTGAGAATGTCTCGTTCACCGTTTATTCCGGTGAAATCCTGGGATTTGCGGGTTTAGTGGGGGCCGGAAGAACCGAGGTCGCCAGAACCATTTTCGGACTCGATACAAGAGACGGAGGAACAGTAAAGCTTCATGGCAGGGAAATACAGATACATTCACCCGGTGATGCAGTCAGGCTCGGAATCGGTTACCTGACCGAAGATCGGAAGGTACAGGGACTCTGTCTTTCCCTCACAATCCATGAAAACCTTATCAGCCCCTCTCTTTCGAAATTCGCTTCCCGGTTCGGTATCCTGCGCGAAAAAAGAATCCGGACCTTTGCCCGGGAAATGGTTCGGAGGTTCAACATTATCACCCCCTCTATCGAACAAACTGTGTATGCTCTTTCCGGCGGAAACCAGCAAAAAGTGCTCCTGGGGATGTGGATGGGCATACATCCTACCCTGCTTATGGTCGACGAGCCGACCCGTGGAGTAGATGTGGGGGCAAAAGAGGAGATCTATGCCCACATCCGCGAGCTTGCCGGCAGCGGCGCCGGGGTGATGCTCATTTCCAGCGATCTCAAAGAAATTCTGGGGTTGTCCGACCGTATCTGTGTCATGCGCGAGGGCCTGATTCAAACTGTTCTTTCCGCCTCGGAAGCCACCGAGGAACTCATACTTTCCTATGCACTCGGAGCAGGAGAAACCGCATCATGA
- a CDS encoding ABC transporter permease → MKHIFSVLNRFEERRIFIILISVWILMSIFYPREFLNPAVLKATILAMSSIAVIAVGMTILLVSGGFDLSVGSVVTFTGVAAALVLKNDQPWFLAMTAAVVCGLLVGLGNGLMIAKLRINPFITTLGMMIFIRGLSTIFAGGNNIPIMNSSYNWVGQASVFGVQFPIWVCLVCVLVGDFFLRKSRYFRQNYYIGGNEYAAILSGIPVSRVKIQNYMLSGALAAVAGILLSARLGNGSLTAGLNMEFKAITGAIIGGCALSGGKGTVLGAFFGAMLMATIDSAINIMPVSSYWQEFVTGIVLILAIIVDSIGKKQ, encoded by the coding sequence ATGAAGCATATTTTTTCCGTTCTCAACCGATTCGAGGAGCGCCGCATCTTTATCATTCTTATCAGTGTCTGGATTCTGATGAGCATATTTTATCCGCGGGAATTTCTCAATCCTGCGGTGCTCAAGGCCACTATCCTTGCCATGTCTTCCATAGCAGTGATTGCAGTGGGGATGACCATTCTTCTGGTCTCCGGGGGATTCGACCTCTCGGTGGGTTCGGTGGTGACATTCACCGGAGTGGCCGCCGCTCTTGTGCTAAAGAACGATCAGCCCTGGTTTCTGGCCATGACGGCGGCTGTAGTCTGCGGCTTGCTGGTAGGTCTGGGAAACGGCCTCATGATCGCAAAGCTGCGGATCAATCCTTTTATCACCACCCTGGGAATGATGATTTTTATCCGGGGTCTTTCCACCATTTTTGCAGGGGGAAACAATATTCCCATCATGAACAGCTCATACAACTGGGTGGGACAGGCATCGGTTTTCGGAGTGCAGTTTCCGATATGGGTTTGCCTGGTGTGCGTACTGGTCGGCGATTTTTTCCTCCGCAAATCACGGTATTTTCGCCAGAATTATTATATCGGCGGCAATGAGTATGCCGCTATACTTTCCGGAATACCGGTCAGCAGGGTCAAGATACAGAATTACATGCTTTCCGGAGCGCTGGCGGCGGTTGCCGGGATACTCCTCAGCGCACGGCTGGGAAACGGATCGCTTACAGCCGGTTTGAACATGGAGTTCAAGGCGATTACCGGAGCAATTATAGGCGGGTGCGCTCTTTCCGGCGGAAAGGGTACTGTTCTCGGCGCATTTTTCGGAGCTATGCTCATGGCCACCATCGATTCAGCCATCAACATCATGCCGGTGAGCTCTTACTGGCAGGAGTTTGTCACCGGAATTGTTCTTATTCTGGCCATCATTGTAGACTCGATCGGGAAAAAACAATAG